One genomic region from Sphingobacterium multivorum encodes:
- a CDS encoding AAA family ATPase, giving the protein MDQTAQFIVLTGGPGVGKTTLLKELQQLGFSVVPEDARRIIREQMEMNGDGLPWKNKRHYAELMLAASCSGYSEQLRKDQTRYVFFDRGIPDTLAYIAMESLAIGEDCLRQARLKRYHKKVFILPPWAEIYANDNERKQTWQEAENTFKIMKETYTKLGYETIEVPKTTVFDRAQFILKVLDQQNY; this is encoded by the coding sequence ATGGATCAAACAGCTCAATTTATTGTCCTGACAGGAGGACCTGGTGTCGGTAAAACAACGCTATTAAAGGAATTACAACAACTGGGATTTAGTGTTGTACCGGAGGATGCCCGGCGGATTATCCGAGAACAAATGGAAATGAATGGCGACGGCCTCCCCTGGAAGAATAAGCGTCATTATGCCGAGCTCATGCTAGCGGCGTCTTGCAGCGGTTATTCGGAACAGTTGCGTAAAGATCAAACCCGCTATGTGTTTTTTGACCGCGGGATTCCAGATACATTAGCATATATTGCCATGGAAAGTCTTGCAATCGGGGAAGATTGCCTGCGACAAGCAAGATTGAAGCGTTATCATAAAAAGGTATTCATCTTACCACCTTGGGCAGAGATCTATGCGAATGACAACGAGCGGAAACAAACTTGGCAAGAGGCCGAAAATACCTTCAAGATAATGAAAGAGACCTATACAAAACTGGGTTATGAAACTATTGAGGTTCCAAAAACAACCGTATTTGATCGCGCGCAGTTCATTCTGAAAGTCCTGGATCAGCAAAACTATTGA
- a CDS encoding TMEM175 family protein — protein sequence MTKGRIEAFSDGVLAIIITIMVLELKVPEGVTFASLKPLLPKIISYIVSFMYVGLYWNNHHHLFQIVRKVNGKVLWSNLHLLFWLSLMPVTTNWIGESHFGRDPIIAYGVVLIMCSIAYHIVEYFVIQIEGEDSALKKAVKSKTKENISTALYFLGIGLSFINPYISLVLYGTVAIMWIIPDRRIEKEMRNQ from the coding sequence ATGACTAAGGGTCGAATAGAAGCATTCAGTGATGGCGTTCTAGCCATCATTATAACGATTATGGTACTTGAATTAAAAGTACCTGAAGGGGTTACTTTTGCAAGCCTCAAGCCTTTATTGCCCAAAATCATCTCTTATATCGTAAGTTTTATGTATGTGGGACTCTATTGGAACAACCACCATCACCTCTTTCAAATCGTTCGCAAAGTAAACGGCAAAGTACTTTGGAGCAATCTCCATTTATTGTTTTGGCTATCCTTAATGCCGGTTACCACCAATTGGATAGGTGAATCCCATTTTGGTCGAGATCCGATTATTGCTTACGGTGTTGTGTTGATTATGTGTTCTATTGCCTACCATATCGTGGAGTATTTTGTGATCCAGATTGAGGGCGAAGATTCTGCATTGAAAAAAGCGGTCAAATCGAAAACAAAAGAAAATATTTCTACCGCACTGTATTTTCTGGGAATAGGTCTGTCTTTTATCAATCCGTATATCAGTTTAGTGCTTTACGGAACGGTTGCTATCATGTGGATTATTCCCGACCGCCGTATTGAGAAAGAAATGCGGAATCAATAG
- a CDS encoding outer membrane beta-barrel protein: MMKRFLLVGLFAGITHFMAFSQSHELRVGITSGVSNFTGSGAEAKSMLNGSTQQDYYTNNPYGKKYGINIGGALNYRYVFANNLILGLEGAYERLQTKIDLEGNEFMNGSRGQTRLNQQFINFNPFVGYRVFFEPMTMDIQLGMDIAKTLSIKENGSIEDKQGNKTSFDRDRGKIIDLDLRPRLQFNVNYDRYTVFAGYSWGLKDYNSGMLGADPGTARLNVFRLGLQYQLLTPLFKND; the protein is encoded by the coding sequence ATGATGAAGAGATTTTTACTTGTCGGACTTTTTGCTGGTATAACCCATTTTATGGCTTTCTCGCAATCGCACGAACTACGAGTGGGTATTACTTCCGGTGTGTCCAACTTTACGGGATCGGGAGCCGAAGCGAAGAGTATGTTGAATGGATCTACGCAGCAGGACTATTATACCAATAATCCTTATGGAAAAAAATATGGAATCAATATCGGTGGTGCTTTAAACTACCGGTATGTTTTTGCCAACAACCTGATATTAGGTTTGGAGGGCGCCTATGAACGATTGCAGACAAAGATTGATTTGGAAGGCAACGAGTTTATGAATGGAAGCCGTGGTCAAACCCGTCTCAATCAACAATTTATCAATTTTAATCCTTTTGTTGGCTATCGTGTCTTTTTTGAACCGATGACAATGGATATACAGCTGGGTATGGATATTGCCAAAACGTTAAGCATTAAAGAAAATGGTAGCATTGAAGATAAGCAGGGTAATAAAACAAGTTTTGATCGTGACCGCGGCAAGATTATAGATTTGGATCTACGCCCTCGATTGCAGTTTAATGTAAATTATGATCGTTATACCGTATTTGCTGGATATTCATGGGGACTGAAGGATTACAACAGCGGGATGCTTGGCGCTGATCCCGGTACCGCACGATTAAATGTATTCCGCTTGGGTTTACAATATCAGTTATTAACCCCACTATTTAAAAATGACTAA
- a CDS encoding OsmC family protein has protein sequence MKYILENPVIGHIAEQKYKTSIHWRNGEFITDEPEKLGGRDLGPDPYTLLISSLVSCTLATLRMYIDKKGLDIPEISVSSNMYLKIEKGQVVTYFDREIAFGQILAEDTRERLQQIAEECPISKILKGNAIVNTVIRANP, from the coding sequence ATGAAATATATATTGGAAAACCCTGTCATCGGTCATATTGCCGAGCAGAAATATAAGACCAGCATCCACTGGAGGAATGGTGAATTTATTACGGATGAACCTGAAAAACTTGGCGGAAGAGATCTTGGGCCTGACCCCTACACCCTTCTGATTTCATCGCTTGTATCTTGTACATTAGCTACGCTACGCATGTACATCGATAAAAAAGGACTTGATATTCCAGAAATTTCTGTCAGTTCAAATATGTATCTCAAGATTGAAAAAGGACAGGTGGTTACGTATTTTGATCGCGAGATCGCTTTTGGACAAATCTTAGCGGAGGATACCCGAGAACGACTTCAACAAATTGCCGAAGAATGCCCCATTTCAAAAATTTTAAAGGGTAATGCCATTGTTAATACAGTAATTCGTGCAAATCCTTAA
- a CDS encoding pirin family protein has translation MNKQNFIKKGLLGSGIFASTVSSADILKNDIDEIEPLETLDAEDVNYNSDKLENHSVLHKAATRGHANHGWLESNHTFSFANYHDPERMHFGVLRVLNDDMVAEGRGFGKHPHDNMEIISIPLEGDLQHEDSMGNKAIIRKGDIQVMSAGTGIIHSEYNKNTDQVVKFLQIWVYPNQRNVSPRYDQITLDIAQRQNKFQQILSPNPEDEGVWIHQDAWFSMGHFDKDVQTKYQIKKAGNGVYVFVIKGSVTVEGQELESRDGFGIWDVAEINLKVTSADTEILLMDLSMILD, from the coding sequence ATGAACAAACAGAACTTTATAAAAAAAGGCCTTTTGGGTTCCGGAATATTTGCATCAACAGTATCTTCAGCTGATATCTTGAAGAATGATATTGACGAGATAGAACCGCTTGAAACGCTGGATGCCGAAGATGTAAATTATAATTCAGACAAATTGGAAAACCATAGCGTTCTCCATAAAGCAGCTACACGCGGTCATGCAAATCATGGCTGGTTAGAAAGCAATCATACGTTTAGCTTCGCCAATTATCACGACCCCGAACGTATGCACTTTGGTGTATTGCGGGTACTAAATGATGATATGGTGGCTGAAGGAAGAGGTTTTGGCAAACACCCGCACGATAATATGGAAATCATCAGTATTCCTTTGGAAGGTGATTTGCAACACGAAGACAGCATGGGTAACAAAGCCATTATCCGGAAAGGAGATATTCAGGTCATGAGTGCCGGAACGGGCATCATACACAGTGAATATAATAAAAACACCGATCAGGTAGTGAAGTTTCTTCAGATTTGGGTGTACCCTAATCAACGGAATGTGAGCCCGCGCTACGATCAAATTACATTAGATATCGCACAAAGACAGAATAAATTCCAACAAATTCTTTCGCCCAATCCAGAAGACGAGGGGGTATGGATCCATCAGGATGCCTGGTTTTCTATGGGGCATTTTGACAAGGACGTCCAGACAAAATACCAGATCAAAAAGGCCGGAAACGGTGTATATGTTTTTGTAATAAAAGGCAGTGTTACCGTCGAAGGACAAGAATTGGAGAGCAGGGATGGTTTTGGAATCTGGGATGTCGCTGAAATTAACCTGAAAGTCACCTCAGCAGATACTGAAATCCTACTGATGGACCTCAGTATGATATTGGACTAA
- a CDS encoding TIM-barrel domain-containing protein, giving the protein MKVSFWSTKAQVSLLMGLASPFIFQPTRVEAKVSTINYYNTIGRDQVNRIIAIQKINPTTVEIVYDNGQRLTLDFYGNHIFRMFQDVHGGIIRDPEAKPDAKILVEQPRKTVAELEVKDEGNKVSISTNDILFSMDKQTSQFSILNRKTNKIVVESLKPVVFEDKQVSLELKENADEYFFGGGVQNGRFSHKGKVIAIENQNSWTDGGVASPTPYYWSTKGYGFMWHTFKKGSYAFGAKTAGTVKLAHDTDYLDVFFMVGDGIVPLLNDFYQLTGNPILLPKFGLYEGHLNAYNRDFWKEDEKGILFEDGKRYKESQKDNGGIKESLNGEKNNYQFSARAVIDRYKAHDMPLGWILPNDGYGAGYGQTASLDGNIQNLKEFGDYARKNGVEIGLWTQSDLHPKDSISALLQRDIVKEVRDAGVRVLKTDVAWVGPGYSFGLNGVADVGHTMPYYGNDARPFIISLDGWAGTQRYAGIWSGDQTGGVWEYIRFHIPTYIGSGLSGQPNITSDMDGIFGGKNFKVNIRDFQWKTWTPMELNMDGWGSNEKYPHALGEPATSINRLYLKLKSQLVPYSYSVAKQAVDGLPIIRAMFLEQANAYTLGKATQYQYLYGPNFLVAPIYQETRVDEKGNDIRNGIYLPDGEWIDYFTGEKYQGGRIINNFDVPIWKLPVFVKNGAIIPVTNPNNNVLEIKKDQRIYEVYPYGNSNFLEYDDDGKTEAYRYGKGVTTSLTSQLNNNKVVFTIAPTQGEFDGFEKMKSTEIRFNVSKAPKKLTVKVNGKNNKLKEVNSLDAFNTSENVYFYDAQPNLNQFATKGSEFEKVPLVKNPMLLVRLAKQDVSSTAIEVQLEGFEYAPADNYLVQTGALTSPKAVITDQHTQAYTLTPSWEKVANADYYEIEFNNLIYSTIKDSQLLFEGLAAETDYQFKIRAVNKSGVSDWSTFAAKTKANPLEFAIEGIKAETSVDNQGGNGINKLFNYDEGDMWHTKWGQAAVPFDMTLDLKSVNQLDKFEYLPRTDGGNGIILKGKVFYSNDKDTWTEAGSFDWKRDGEMKRFDFGTHPVARFIKISVSEAVGGFGSGRELYVFKVPGSSSYLPGDINNDRLIDHNDLTSYINYTGLRLGDGDFEGYVSNGDVNKNNLIDAYDISNVAVVIEGGAKPAKEEKVAGKLKLVPSKTSLKSGDTVEISISGENLKAVNALSFALPYNQGDFEYVGIEPVHLKEMNNYSNDRLHTNGSKALYATFVNLGNKETLNGSEVLFKIKLKAKRNVNFNLKAIDGILVDKKLNSVTF; this is encoded by the coding sequence ATGAAGGTATCTTTTTGGAGCACAAAAGCACAAGTCAGTTTACTGATGGGATTGGCTTCTCCTTTTATTTTTCAACCCACTCGAGTTGAGGCTAAAGTAAGTACGATCAATTATTACAATACAATAGGTCGCGATCAAGTTAATCGTATTATCGCGATTCAAAAAATTAATCCGACTACAGTTGAGATTGTATACGATAATGGCCAACGTCTGACTTTAGATTTCTACGGTAATCATATTTTTAGGATGTTTCAGGATGTTCATGGTGGTATTATTCGTGACCCCGAAGCTAAACCCGATGCAAAAATATTGGTAGAGCAACCTCGGAAAACTGTCGCTGAGCTCGAAGTAAAGGATGAGGGTAATAAGGTCAGCATCTCCACCAACGATATTCTTTTTTCAATGGATAAACAGACTTCACAGTTTAGTATCCTTAATCGTAAAACCAATAAGATTGTAGTTGAAAGCTTAAAGCCGGTCGTTTTTGAGGACAAACAAGTAAGCCTTGAATTAAAGGAAAATGCGGATGAGTACTTTTTTGGTGGTGGCGTTCAAAATGGACGTTTTTCACATAAGGGAAAAGTAATTGCTATCGAAAATCAGAACAGCTGGACCGATGGCGGTGTTGCCTCTCCAACCCCTTATTACTGGTCAACCAAAGGGTATGGTTTTATGTGGCATACTTTTAAGAAGGGAAGTTACGCCTTTGGAGCCAAAACCGCTGGCACAGTCAAATTGGCCCACGATACGGATTATCTGGATGTCTTTTTTATGGTTGGTGACGGTATTGTGCCTTTGCTCAACGATTTCTACCAATTGACGGGTAACCCAATTCTTCTACCAAAATTTGGTTTGTACGAAGGACATCTTAATGCTTATAACCGCGATTTTTGGAAAGAAGATGAAAAGGGAATTCTTTTTGAAGATGGCAAACGCTATAAAGAAAGCCAAAAGGACAATGGCGGAATCAAAGAATCGCTGAATGGCGAGAAAAACAATTATCAATTTTCGGCTCGCGCAGTCATAGACCGTTATAAAGCCCATGACATGCCTTTGGGTTGGATTCTTCCCAATGATGGTTACGGTGCTGGATATGGTCAAACGGCATCTTTAGATGGAAATATCCAAAACCTGAAAGAGTTTGGCGATTATGCGCGTAAGAATGGTGTGGAAATCGGTTTATGGACACAGTCTGATCTCCATCCCAAAGACAGCATCAGTGCATTACTGCAACGTGATATAGTAAAAGAGGTACGGGATGCAGGTGTGAGAGTCCTAAAGACGGATGTGGCCTGGGTGGGCCCAGGATACTCCTTTGGTCTCAACGGGGTAGCTGATGTAGGGCATACCATGCCTTACTATGGCAACGACGCTCGTCCATTTATTATTTCATTGGATGGTTGGGCAGGTACGCAGCGCTATGCGGGTATCTGGTCGGGTGACCAAACTGGAGGTGTATGGGAGTATATTCGATTCCACATACCAACATATATCGGCTCGGGACTTTCGGGTCAGCCCAATATTACCTCTGATATGGACGGGATCTTTGGTGGTAAAAACTTCAAGGTCAATATCCGTGATTTTCAATGGAAGACTTGGACACCCATGGAACTCAATATGGATGGCTGGGGCTCGAACGAGAAATACCCACATGCTTTGGGCGAGCCGGCTACTTCGATCAATCGTCTATATTTGAAATTGAAATCTCAATTGGTTCCCTATAGCTATAGTGTGGCAAAACAAGCGGTAGATGGACTGCCCATCATTCGCGCGATGTTTTTAGAGCAAGCAAATGCTTATACGCTTGGAAAGGCAACGCAATACCAGTACCTCTATGGTCCAAATTTCCTGGTGGCACCGATTTATCAGGAAACACGTGTGGATGAGAAGGGAAATGATATTCGCAATGGTATTTACCTGCCGGATGGTGAATGGATTGATTATTTTACGGGTGAAAAATACCAGGGTGGCCGTATCATCAATAACTTTGATGTGCCTATTTGGAAGCTGCCTGTTTTCGTGAAAAATGGAGCCATTATTCCAGTGACAAACCCGAATAATAATGTGCTGGAAATCAAAAAGGATCAACGTATTTATGAGGTGTATCCTTATGGGAATTCCAATTTCCTGGAATATGATGATGATGGAAAAACCGAGGCTTATCGGTATGGTAAGGGAGTAACTACATCCCTAACTTCGCAGTTAAACAATAATAAAGTTGTTTTTACGATTGCTCCAACACAGGGCGAATTTGATGGATTTGAAAAAATGAAGTCTACCGAAATTCGTTTCAACGTTAGCAAAGCACCTAAGAAATTGACTGTAAAGGTCAATGGAAAAAATAATAAACTTAAAGAAGTGAACAGCTTAGACGCGTTCAATACTTCTGAAAACGTATATTTCTACGATGCACAGCCAAACCTGAATCAGTTTGCAACCAAGGGATCTGAATTTGAAAAAGTACCTTTGGTGAAAAATCCGATGTTGCTGGTACGACTAGCGAAACAGGATGTCTCATCGACTGCAATAGAAGTACAATTGGAGGGCTTCGAATATGCTCCAGCTGATAACTATCTGGTTCAGACCGGTGCTTTGACTTCGCCCAAAGCTGTTATCACAGATCAACATACACAAGCATATACCTTAACCCCATCCTGGGAAAAGGTTGCAAATGCTGATTATTATGAAATTGAATTCAATAATCTGATCTATTCGACCATCAAAGACAGTCAATTGCTATTCGAAGGATTGGCCGCGGAAACTGATTACCAGTTTAAAATTAGAGCTGTCAATAAATCGGGTGTTTCAGATTGGAGTACATTTGCAGCAAAGACAAAGGCAAATCCATTGGAATTTGCCATCGAAGGAATCAAAGCAGAGACTTCTGTGGATAACCAAGGCGGAAATGGTATCAATAAATTGTTCAATTATGATGAGGGGGATATGTGGCATACAAAATGGGGACAGGCAGCTGTTCCGTTTGATATGACCTTAGATCTAAAATCTGTTAATCAATTGGATAAGTTTGAGTATCTTCCAAGAACCGATGGCGGAAACGGCATCATTTTAAAAGGAAAAGTATTCTATAGCAACGATAAGGATACCTGGACGGAAGCTGGTAGTTTTGATTGGAAACGTGATGGCGAAATGAAACGTTTTGATTTTGGAACCCATCCGGTGGCCCGATTTATCAAAATTTCAGTTTCTGAAGCTGTTGGAGGTTTTGGTTCAGGAAGAGAATTATATGTGTTTAAAGTGCCAGGATCGTCAAGCTACCTACCAGGCGATATTAATAATGACCGATTGATCGATCATAATGATTTGACATCTTATATTAACTATACGGGATTGCGATTGGGTGATGGAGATTTTGAAGGTTATGTCAGCAATGGTGATGTCAATAAGAATAATTTGATTGACGCTTATGATATTTCCAATGTCGCTGTTGTTATCGAAGGTGGTGCAAAACCAGCAAAGGAAGAAAAAGTAGCTGGTAAACTAAAATTGGTTCCCTCAAAAACAAGCTTGAAGTCGGGAGACACCGTAGAGATCAGTATTAGCGGGGAGAATCTTAAAGCTGTCAATGCGCTTAGTTTTGCTCTTCCGTACAATCAGGGCGATTTTGAATATGTCGGTATTGAACCTGTACACCTGAAAGAGATGAACAATTATAGTAACGATCGTCTTCACACCAATGGAAGTAAAGCGCTGTATGCTACTTTTGTTAATCTTGGCAATAAGGAGACCTTGAATGGGTCTGAAGTTTTATTTAAGATTAAATTGAAAGCAAAACGCAATGTCAACTTCAATCTGAAAGCGATAGATGGTATTTTGGTTGATAAAAAGCTGAATTCCGTTACTTTCTAA